The nucleotide window ATAATAGAAGATCAAATTATTTATCGATATTTAGAAATTGATGATTATATTGAATTAGAAATTAAGAAATGTAATGGTGAGCATTTGGTATATGAAATAGAAAAAGAACTTGATGAAGACTTAGGAATAATTTTTAGCGATGCAACTTTTAACGGTATCAAAAGATGCCAGAATAATTGCATCTTTTGTTTTGTTGATCAAATGCCAAAAAACTTAAGAAAAAGCTTATATATTAAAGATGACGATTATCGCTATTCCTTTCTTTTTGGTAATTTTATTACTTTAACAAATTTAAAAGAATGTGACTTAAAAAGGATTGTAGATTTAAAACTAAGTCCCTTGTATGTTTCTGTACATACGACAAACCCAACTCTAAGAGCAAAGATATTAGGCAATAAGTCTGCTGGAAGAATCATGGAACAGTTAAAATTTCTAGTAGAAAATGGTATTATAATTCATGCACAGGCTGTTTTAGTACCAGGTGTAAATGATGGCAAGGAATTAATGCAAACAATAAAGAGTTTAGCATCCTTATGTCCAGGCGTTGCCTCGCTGGCAGTTGTACCTGTCGGTCTTACTAACCAACGTCTGGAACTTGAACCTTTACAGACTTTTAATCGAGATAAAGCAGCAGATGTTTTGAAAATAGTTGAAGATTTTCAACATAATTTCTTGTCTGAGCTAAAAACTAGATTCGTATTTGTTGCTGATGAATTTTTCATTTTAGCAAGGGAAAAATTACCCGAAGATAGTTACTATGAAGATTATTTACAGTTAGAAAATGGTGTTGGAATTGCACGGTTGTTTATTGATGAGTTTAAAAGGCTCTTAAAAATTACCCAACCTAAAGTTGATAGACATAACCCGATTATAATAGTAACAGGAAAATCAGCAGAAGATATTTTAAAGGAACTTATTTTGGATTTGCAGAAAATTATTCCAGATATAAATGTAAATGTTTTAGCTTTGGAGAACAATTTTTTTGGACATACAGTTACGGTGGCAGGTTTACTCACTGGGCAAGATTTAATTAATGGTCTTAACAAAGCCCATCTTGCTAAAAATACTAGAATCTTAATTCCCGATGTTATGCTTAAAGACGGGGAATTATTTTTGGATGATTTAAAATTGGGACAGGTACGACAACAACTGCATTATAAATTACAAGTAGTATCGAACACCGCTAAAGGTTTGCTTGACGCAATCTTGGAGTAAATATTTAAGATAGGGGCTGATGAAATGGCCAAACCGATTGTAGCAATTGTTGGCAGGCCTAATGTTGGAAAATCCACATTGTTTAATCGAATAACTGGGGAACGGGTTGCTATCGTTGAAGATATCTCTGGGGTAACAAGAGACAGAATTTATCGAGACGCTGAATGGCAAGATAATAAATTTACTCTTATTGATACTGGTGGTATTCAATGGGAGGATAATAAAATATCAACTCAGGTTAAAAAGCAGGCAGAAATAGCTATAACTGAGGCGGATATTATTATATTCTTGACCGATGCCAAAACAGGTTTGTTACCAGATGATTATGAGGTAGCTTCAATTCTTCGGAAAACTGACAAACCAGTAGTCTTAGCTGTTAATAAAGTAGAAAATTTTTCTAACCCTGAGTTCTATGAGTTTTATAAATTGGGATTGGGAGAGCCCATTCCCGTTTCGGCTATCCATGGTATGAATACGGGGGATTTGTTAGATGCAGTTATAGCAAACTTTCCTGCAGAAAAGGACGAAGAAAACTTCTCAGATACAATTAAAATTGCAGTTATTGGTCGCCCAAATGTAGGTAAATCTACGATGACTAATTTTCTTTTAGGAGAAGAACGAGTTATAGTAAGTGATATACCGGGTACAACGAGGGATGCTATAGATTCTGTTTTAAGCAGAGAAGGCAAAGAATATTTAATAATTGATACTGCAGGGATGAGAAAAAGAGCTAAAATCTATAATACAACGGAACGCTATAGTGTATTAAGATCGCTAAAAGCAGTAGAAAGAGCAGATGTAGTACTTATTCTGATTGATGCAACTGAAGGGGTTACAGAACAGGATAAAAAGATTGCTGGTTTTGCCCATGAAAATGGGAAAGGTTCCATTATTGTAGTTAATAAATGGGATCTGGTTATTAAAAATGATAAAACAATTAATAAGTTTGATGAAAGAATTCGTGAAGAATTATCTTTCATGCAGTATGCGCCAATTATGTACGTTTCTGCTTTAACGGGTCAAAGGGTGTGGAAAATATTTGATTTAATAGATTTTGTAGCAGAGCAAAGTGCGAGAAGGATCTCTACAAATTTATTAAATAAATATATAGCGGAAATAATGGCTCTTAACCCTCCACCAGGGGATAAGGGGAAGTATTTAAAAATACTTTATGCCACTCAAAGCGGGGTAAAACCGCCAACTTTTATTCTTTTTGTTAATGATCCAGAGCTGATGCATTTTTCTTACCAAAGATATATTGAAAATCAATTAAGAAAGTCATTTGGGTTTGAGGGAAATCCTATTAGATTAATAACTAGAAAGAAAAAAAATCATAAAGAAGATTAAATATTTAAAGGACGGATCAAAAAATGAAAAATATATGTGTTTTAGGAGCAGGAAGCTGGGGGACTGCTCTTGCTGTCCATTTAGCAAAAAAAGGACTATTAGTTCGCCTGTGGTCAATAGATAAAGAACAAGTTGACATTATGAATGAGACCAGATTCAATCAACATTTTTTACCAGATATTGAACTTGCTAATAATATTGAACCTACTTGTGATTTAGATTTTGCTTTGCATGGTGCTAAGCTAGTTGTTTTATCAGTGCCGTCAAATGCAGTACGAGAAGTAGTACAACTTTTTAGTCCTAAAATTAACAAGGATGTTGTAATTGTTAATACTGCTAAGGGTCTCGAAGAAAAAACATTAATGCGTATGAGCCAAGTTATTATGGAAGAAACAAAGGGGTTGCCCCCAGTGGCAGTTCTTTCTGGTCCCAGTCACGCGGAAGAAGTTAGCCGTTTTCTACCTACGGCTGTTGTAGCAGCAGCAAAGCAACGAAAAGTTGCGGAATTTGTACAAGATATTTTTATGGCGGTTAACTTTAGAGTGTATACCAATCCTGATATTTGTGGTGTGGAAATTGGAGGGGCCTTAAAAAATGTTATTGCCTTGGCAACTGGTATAGCAGATGGGTTAGGATTTGGTGATAATACACGGGCAGCTTTAATGACTAGAGGTATTACAGAGATATCACGTGTAGGAATTCGACTTAAAGCTGATCCCTTAACTTTTGCTGGTTTGACTGGAATTGGTGATTTAATTGTAACCTGCAGCAGTATGCATAGTAGAAATCGCAGAGCTGGTATCCAGCTTGGACAAGGAATACCATTAGATACTATATTAAAGAATATGGGTATGGTAGTAGAGGGAGCAAATACTGTGAAAGCAGCTGTTAAATTGGCTAGGCAGTTATGTGTGGAGATGCCAATTACCCAGGAAGTCCATGATGTCTTATATAAAGGTAAGAAGCCTATTGAAAGCGTTAACAATCTTATGAAAAGAAATAGAACTCATGAAGTGGAAGAAGTCGTTACTAATTGCAATTTTATTTAGTTTAGAAGTGCAGCAATGCACTTTTTTTTATTTAGGGTAATATTCCCAAATTAAAGACATATATATGTAATGTTAATACATACCAATAAAACGAATAACAAACAAAAAGATAATTATAACTTTTTGTTTTTAAAGTATGGAAAAGGAGGGATGGGTGGATTTTAACCCACATAAGTATTATAGGAAAGATTTAATTAAAGGAGGGGAAACAATGGAAAACTATGACATATTCAGGGATATTGCTGAACGCACTGGGGGAGACATATACCTGGGTTTTGTTGGTCCTGTTCGTACTGGAAAGTCAACTTTAATTAAGAAATTTATGGAGTCAATTGTTTTACCTAATATAAAAAATCCTAACGAGCGGGACAGGGCTAAAGATGAGTTACCTTTAAGCAGCGAAGGAAAGACTATTACTACTACCGAGCCTAAATTTATACCAAATGAGGCAGTGGAAATAGTTATCAAAGAAGGTTTAAAATTAAAAGTTAGAATGGTAGATTGTGTTGGCTATAAAGTTGAAGGAGCAATTGGCTACGAAGAAGATAACGGTCCAAGAATGGTACATACACCATGGTTTGAAGAAGCAGTAACTTTCCAAGAAGCAGCAGAAGTAGGGACTAGGAAAGTAATTACAGACCACTCGACAATTGGTATTGCTGTATTTACTGACGGTAGTATAAGCGATATTGCAAGGGAGAATTATTTAGACGCAGAAGAAAGAGTTATTTATGAATTAAAAGAGCTAAAAAAACCCTTTGTAATTATTTTAAACTCTACCCACCCTGAGCAAGAAGACACAATACAATTAGCCCATTCTTTAGAAGAACAGCACAACGTACCAGTATTACCAATGAATTGTGCCTATTTAACGGAAAAAGATGTTTTGAATATACTAGAAGAAGCACTTTATGAGTTTCCTGTGACAGAAGTTAATGTTAACCTACCTAAATGGGTTGATGAATTAGAAAATAGTCATTGGTTAAGAGCAAGTTACGAGGAATCAGTTCATGAGGCCATTGAAAAAGTCACCAGATTAAGAGACATAGATGGAGTAATTGATGAATTGGCTTTAAACACCAACGTCGAAAAAGTTTATCTTAAAAATGTTGATCTTGGAACAGGAAGTATTGAAATTGAGATATATGCTCAGGAAGGACTTTTCCATAAAATTTTAAATGAGTTAACAGGCTTTGAAATTGAAGGGGATCATACCTTACTTCGGCTAATGCAAGAGTTAAGCGTAATCAAAAAAGACTATGATAAAATTTCTTACGGTTTACAAGAAGTACGCAATATGGGTTATGGTATGGTAGTACCTACTGTTGAAGAAATGGAACTGCAAGAACCAGAATTAATTAAACAAGGACGTGGTTTTGGGGTTAAACTAAAAGCAGTAGCACCATCTTACCATTTAATCAAAGCAAATATTACAACTGAAATAACTCCTTTAATTGGAACAGAAAAACAATGTGATGACTTAATTAAATACATTATGGATGAATTTGAAGAGAACCCACAAAAGATATGGGAAACTAATGTTTTTGGAAAATCCTTAAGTGATTTAGTACGGGAAGGAATTCAAGGTAAGCTTTATCATATGCCTGAAAATGCCCAGCAGAAGTTACAGGAAACGTTAGAGAGAATAGTAAATGACGGAAGTGGTGGATTGATTTGCATTATTATATAAGTCGGTTTAAACCGACTTTTTTATTTTTTAAGAGTTATTTACTGAAGAGTTTCATAAAATGTTGGGAAATAGTTATTGACAATTAAACGCATCCTATGGTAATGTCTACTGTATAAAACCAAATGTTCACCATGCAAAGACGAGTAGGTGAGAAAGGTGCCTAAAACAGAAAATGAACGTTTTTACATCGTAAGTGCAAATATATTACCTGAAGCTATTAAAAAAACTGCTGAGGTAAAGGAAATGCTTAAAAAAAATGAGGCCATGACAATTAATGAAGCGGTAAAGAAAATTGGACTTTCGAGAAGCGCCTTTTACAAGTACAAAGAAGGTGTTTTCCCTATCTATTCTAGTGGGACGAGTCAGATTACTACTATTTCGTTAATTTTAGAGCACCGTTCTGGCATTTTATCTCAAGTTATTAATTCAATTGCTGACGTTCAAGGGAACGTTCTAACTATTAATCAAAGTATACCACTACAGGGCTTGGCCAACGTAACAATATCTATTGAAGTAGGTAATTTGACTTTAGGGTTAAATGAGCTCATACTGTTACTTAAAAATATAGATGGTGTTAATAAAGTTGAAATATTAGGTAACAGTTAATTATTAAACAATATAGTTATAGGGTGGGATAAGTTTGGAAACTATTAAAATTGGAATTTTGGGTTGCGGTACTGTAGGCAAGGGCGTAATTAAAGTACTTTGCAATAATAGAGATAGTATCGCCAGAAAAATTGGCAGCTATATAGAAATTGTTAAAGTGTTGGAGCGAGATCAGCAAAAAATTCAAGATCCAACTTTTCGCCAGATTTCTTTTACTTCAAACGCTTATGAAATTTTAGATGATCCCGAAATAAATGTTATTGTTGAGGTAATGGGAGGAATTGAACTTCCACGGGAATATATTGTATATGCATTGCGAAATGGCAAAAGTGTTGTTACTGCCAATAAAGATTTAATGGCCATAAATGGTGAGGAGCTTTTCGCTGCGGCTGAGGAAGGAAAAGCTGATTTACTGTTTGAAGCCAGTGTAGGAGGCGGAATACCCATTATCGGACCATTAAAAGAATCCCTAGCAGGCAATAAAATTAATACGGTAATGGGCATCATTAATGGCACGACTAATTATATTCTAACAAAGATGGCTAACATGGGTAGTGATTTTGACGAAGTATTAGCAGAAGCGCAAAAGTTGGGTTATGCAGAAGCAGATCCTACTTCAGATGTGGAAGGATTAGATTCAGCTAGAAAAATCGCTATTCTTGCCTCAATTGCATTTAATACTAGAATCACTTTTCCTAATGTTTATGTAGAAGGGATTACAAAAGTATCTGCAAGCGACATTCTTTATGCAAAAGAATTGGGTTATGTTATAAAACTATTAGGTATTGCCAAAGAAGAACAAAAAGAAATTGAGGTAAGAGTACATCCAGTATTTTTGCCTAAAAATCATCCATTAGCTAGTGTAGATAATGTTTATAATTCAATTTATATTAAGGGAGATGCAGTTGGAGATGCCATGTTTTTTGGCCGTGGAGCTGGAGAACTGCCTACGGCTAGTGCAGTAGTTGGGGATATAATGACTATTGCTAAAAATATAAAGAACGGTTTAATGGGAACAAATCAATGTACTTGTTTTGAACACAAAAGAATTAAAACTATTTTTGAAACAAAATCAAAATATTATTTAAGACTTAGCGTTAAAGATAAACCTGGAGTCTTAGCTAGCATTGCCAGTGTTTTAGGTAATCAAGAGGTCAGTATTGCCTCTGTAATACAAAAGAAAAGACAAAACGAAATAGCAGAGATTGTTTTAATAACCCATGAGGTCAAAGAGGCCAACTTGCAGGATGCTTTAAATATTATTCGAGGTTTGTCAGTAGTTAACGAAATTAGAAATGTTATTCGAGTTGAGTCTGGTGAAGAATAAAATATTGGGGGAAAAAATATGATAAAAGTTCGGGTGCCTGCTACAACTGCAAATCTAGGTCCTGGGTTTGATACATTAGGAATGTCCTTAGATTTATATAATTATCTAGAATTAGCTGAAATAGAAAAGGGTTTAGAGGTATATGTTCAGGGTGAGGGAGAGCAGGTAATACCTAAGAATTCGGACAATATAGTTTTAAAAGCTATAGTTGAAACACTAAATCGCTGTAAGTATAAACGTAAAGGTTTACAAATTAAGCTTATTAATCATATTCCTGTAGCAAGGGGCTTAGGCAGCAGTGCGGCGGCAATAGTCGGTGGAGTTTATGCTGCTAATTTATTAGCTGGAAATAAATTATCTAAGGAAGAGCTCTTAGATATTGCAGTTGGACTAGAAGGACATCCTGATAATGTGGCACCTGCCCTATTAGGCGGGATACTAGTAAGCAGTGTTAAAAACAACAGCATAATTTATCGTCGAATAAAGCCTCCGGAGGAAATTTCTACTGTTGTAGCTATACCTAATTTTTCTTTATCCACTAAAGTTGCGAGAAATGTACTTCCGGAAAAAATTTTACTTAAAGATGCGGTGTTTAATGTCGGCAATATTGCTTTACTTGTTCTGGCATTGGCCTCACAAGATTACGATTTATTGGGGCAAGTCATGGAGGATAAACT belongs to Bacillota bacterium LX-D and includes:
- a CDS encoding DUF512 domain-containing protein — its product is MACIAGIIPGSIADELHLEPGDKVVKINNQIIEDQIIYRYLEIDDYIELEIKKCNGEHLVYEIEKELDEDLGIIFSDATFNGIKRCQNNCIFCFVDQMPKNLRKSLYIKDDDYRYSFLFGNFITLTNLKECDLKRIVDLKLSPLYVSVHTTNPTLRAKILGNKSAGRIMEQLKFLVENGIIIHAQAVLVPGVNDGKELMQTIKSLASLCPGVASLAVVPVGLTNQRLELEPLQTFNRDKAADVLKIVEDFQHNFLSELKTRFVFVADEFFILAREKLPEDSYYEDYLQLENGVGIARLFIDEFKRLLKITQPKVDRHNPIIIVTGKSAEDILKELILDLQKIIPDINVNVLALENNFFGHTVTVAGLLTGQDLINGLNKAHLAKNTRILIPDVMLKDGELFLDDLKLGQVRQQLHYKLQVVSNTAKGLLDAILE
- the der gene encoding ribosome biogenesis GTPase Der is translated as MAKPIVAIVGRPNVGKSTLFNRITGERVAIVEDISGVTRDRIYRDAEWQDNKFTLIDTGGIQWEDNKISTQVKKQAEIAITEADIIIFLTDAKTGLLPDDYEVASILRKTDKPVVLAVNKVENFSNPEFYEFYKLGLGEPIPVSAIHGMNTGDLLDAVIANFPAEKDEENFSDTIKIAVIGRPNVGKSTMTNFLLGEERVIVSDIPGTTRDAIDSVLSREGKEYLIIDTAGMRKRAKIYNTTERYSVLRSLKAVERADVVLILIDATEGVTEQDKKIAGFAHENGKGSIIVVNKWDLVIKNDKTINKFDERIREELSFMQYAPIMYVSALTGQRVWKIFDLIDFVAEQSARRISTNLLNKYIAEIMALNPPPGDKGKYLKILYATQSGVKPPTFILFVNDPELMHFSYQRYIENQLRKSFGFEGNPIRLITRKKKNHKED
- a CDS encoding NAD(P)H-dependent glycerol-3-phosphate dehydrogenase — translated: MKNICVLGAGSWGTALAVHLAKKGLLVRLWSIDKEQVDIMNETRFNQHFLPDIELANNIEPTCDLDFALHGAKLVVLSVPSNAVREVVQLFSPKINKDVVIVNTAKGLEEKTLMRMSQVIMEETKGLPPVAVLSGPSHAEEVSRFLPTAVVAAAKQRKVAEFVQDIFMAVNFRVYTNPDICGVEIGGALKNVIALATGIADGLGFGDNTRAALMTRGITEISRVGIRLKADPLTFAGLTGIGDLIVTCSSMHSRNRRAGIQLGQGIPLDTILKNMGMVVEGANTVKAAVKLARQLCVEMPITQEVHDVLYKGKKPIESVNNLMKRNRTHEVEEVVTNCNFI
- the spoIVA gene encoding stage IV sporulation protein A: MENYDIFRDIAERTGGDIYLGFVGPVRTGKSTLIKKFMESIVLPNIKNPNERDRAKDELPLSSEGKTITTTEPKFIPNEAVEIVIKEGLKLKVRMVDCVGYKVEGAIGYEEDNGPRMVHTPWFEEAVTFQEAAEVGTRKVITDHSTIGIAVFTDGSISDIARENYLDAEERVIYELKELKKPFVIILNSTHPEQEDTIQLAHSLEEQHNVPVLPMNCAYLTEKDVLNILEEALYEFPVTEVNVNLPKWVDELENSHWLRASYEESVHEAIEKVTRLRDIDGVIDELALNTNVEKVYLKNVDLGTGSIEIEIYAQEGLFHKILNELTGFEIEGDHTLLRLMQELSVIKKDYDKISYGLQEVRNMGYGMVVPTVEEMELQEPELIKQGRGFGVKLKAVAPSYHLIKANITTEITPLIGTEKQCDDLIKYIMDEFEENPQKIWETNVFGKSLSDLVREGIQGKLYHMPENAQQKLQETLERIVNDGSGGLICIII
- a CDS encoding ACT domain-containing protein, with translation MPKTENERFYIVSANILPEAIKKTAEVKEMLKKNEAMTINEAVKKIGLSRSAFYKYKEGVFPIYSSGTSQITTISLILEHRSGILSQVINSIADVQGNVLTINQSIPLQGLANVTISIEVGNLTLGLNELILLLKNIDGVNKVEILGNS
- a CDS encoding homoserine dehydrogenase, with the protein product METIKIGILGCGTVGKGVIKVLCNNRDSIARKIGSYIEIVKVLERDQQKIQDPTFRQISFTSNAYEILDDPEINVIVEVMGGIELPREYIVYALRNGKSVVTANKDLMAINGEELFAAAEEGKADLLFEASVGGGIPIIGPLKESLAGNKINTVMGIINGTTNYILTKMANMGSDFDEVLAEAQKLGYAEADPTSDVEGLDSARKIAILASIAFNTRITFPNVYVEGITKVSASDILYAKELGYVIKLLGIAKEEQKEIEVRVHPVFLPKNHPLASVDNVYNSIYIKGDAVGDAMFFGRGAGELPTASAVVGDIMTIAKNIKNGLMGTNQCTCFEHKRIKTIFETKSKYYLRLSVKDKPGVLASIASVLGNQEVSIASVIQKKRQNEIAEIVLITHEVKEANLQDALNIIRGLSVVNEIRNVIRVESGEE
- the thrB gene encoding homoserine kinase, giving the protein MIKVRVPATTANLGPGFDTLGMSLDLYNYLELAEIEKGLEVYVQGEGEQVIPKNSDNIVLKAIVETLNRCKYKRKGLQIKLINHIPVARGLGSSAAAIVGGVYAANLLAGNKLSKEELLDIAVGLEGHPDNVAPALLGGILVSSVKNNSIIYRRIKPPEEISTVVAIPNFSLSTKVARNVLPEKILLKDAVFNVGNIALLVLALASQDYDLLGQVMEDKLHQPYRMKLIPGMDHVFKAAIRKGALGVALSGAGPTLIAFTRGYKKEVGEAMQETFQNYGVSCSIKNLKPTFLGAETVV